The following are encoded in a window of Telmatobacter sp. DSM 110680 genomic DNA:
- a CDS encoding O-methyltransferase codes for MPEEAKEVWKQVDQYFVDALIAPSERFDFALEVNRKAELPAIDVTSLQGKFLEVLVRGTSSKRILEIGTLGGYSTLWLARAIPDDGIVMTLELEPHHAQIAKQNLEAAGFADRIDLRIGPAADTLAALVKEHAAAFDFIFIDADKASYPEYLQWCLKLSRPGTLIFADNVVRDGKVIDGGHRDPNIQGVRRFTEMVSAEPRLSATALQTVAGKGYDGFIIAVVLH; via the coding sequence TTGCCCGAAGAAGCCAAGGAAGTCTGGAAGCAGGTTGATCAGTATTTTGTCGATGCTTTGATCGCTCCCAGTGAAAGATTCGACTTCGCGCTCGAAGTAAATCGCAAAGCCGAACTCCCTGCAATCGATGTGACCTCGCTCCAGGGAAAATTTCTTGAAGTACTCGTTCGTGGGACCTCATCGAAGCGCATTCTCGAAATCGGTACGCTGGGCGGGTACAGCACCCTGTGGCTCGCCCGCGCGATTCCAGACGACGGCATCGTCATGACCCTCGAACTGGAACCGCACCATGCACAAATCGCAAAGCAGAATCTTGAAGCCGCCGGTTTTGCAGATCGAATTGACCTGCGCATCGGTCCCGCTGCTGACACCCTTGCAGCCCTGGTCAAAGAACACGCTGCCGCGTTCGACTTCATCTTCATCGATGCTGATAAAGCCAGCTATCCCGAATACCTGCAATGGTGTCTAAAGCTCTCCCGGCCTGGAACGCTCATTTTTGCCGACAACGTGGTTCGCGACGGAAAGGTCATTGATGGCGGCCATCGCGATCCAAACATCCAGGGGGTTCGACGTTTTACTGAGATGGTATCTGCGGAACCGCGACTCAGCGCGACGGCACTTCAAACGGTAGCCGGCAAAGGCTACGATGGCTTCATCATTGCTGTCGTACTTCATTAA